A segment of the Sulfitobacter sp. D7 genome:
TCGGCCTTGGGCGGGGTCATGGCGGGCTCCTATCGGGGCGTGATGGGGTGGACAAAGGAGATATAGGCTGTTATAGGCCCATTTCCTGCAATTCCTTGCAACTTTATCCTAGAAAGGTGGTGACAACCACATGCAGGTTAGTGTTCGCGACAACAACGTCGATCAGGCCCTTCGGGCTCTGAAGAAAAAGCTACAGCGCGAAGGCGTTTTCCGTGAAATGAAGCTCAAGCAACATTTCGAGAAACCGTCCGAGAAAAAAGCGCGCGAGAAAGCTGAAGCGATCCGTCGTGCCCGTAAACTGGCACGGAAAAAAGCGCAACGCGAAGGTATGATGTAAATCATTCCCGCGACACGCAACAGATATAGAACCCCCGGTGCCGATGGCAGCGGGGGTTTTGTTTTGTGGGGTACTGGGTGCAGAGCCGGGCAGCGCCAGACCGCGGGGTGGTGCCCGGAACTTCAGCAATCAGGCAATTTATGGTGGCTGGGCTTAGGAAGCACCTCAGGACGGCACGAACCTCAGCAAAAGCGCCAGCCCGTCCGGGCGGTCTGGCGCTGCCCGGCGGCCTTCGGCCTTGATTCCGGGCTGCTCCGCTTGGAACCTCCGCCGCACCGTCCAACTACACCGGCAGCGCCGTCGTCTTGCACACCGTCCGCAACGCGAAACTCGACTGCATCTGCGCCACCCCCGGCAGCCGCGCCAAATGCTGGCGATGGATTCGGGCAAAATCCTCGGTGTTCTCCGCCACGATCTTCAACAGGTAATCCGCCGTTCCCGCCATCAGATGACATTCCAACACATCGGGAATGCGCGAGACCGACTTCTCAAAGGCTTCCAACA
Coding sequences within it:
- the rpsU gene encoding 30S ribosomal protein S21, producing MQVSVRDNNVDQALRALKKKLQREGVFREMKLKQHFEKPSEKKAREKAEAIRRARKLARKKAQREGMM